Proteins encoded by one window of Bos javanicus breed banteng chromosome 22, ARS-OSU_banteng_1.0, whole genome shotgun sequence:
- the GOLGA4 gene encoding golgin subfamily A member 4 isoform X13, with the protein MFKKLKQKISEEQQQLQQALASTQPFSYITWRRKWQPTPVFLPGESHGRRSLASSSSSTPTRTRSRTSSFTESLDEGTPNRELLAGMIAEPAFLSEYTIFALDSSKQPKTQTESVNASFQATKSPDSVNGSEPTTPQSSDTQSFAQKLQLRVPSVESLFRSPVKESLVRSSSKESLVRTSSRESLNRFDLDSSAAFFDPPSDMESETEDSLGNLDSLSKEQLIQWLRRTERRLNGYKGKCCELVTAYQTLHREKKKLQGILSQSQDKALRRIGELREELQMDQQAKKHLQEEFDASLEEKDQYISVLQTQVSLLKQRLRNGPVNADLPKPLPQMEPEAEGVTKENTDSDVEPVVGDGASAKAVEALQQRVKRQENLLQRCKETIRSHKEQCAQLTSEKEALQEQLDERLQELEKMKELHMAEKTKLITQLRDAKNLIEQLEQDKGMVIAETKRQMHETLEMKEEEIAQLRSRIKQMTTQGEELREQKEKSERAAFEELEKALSTAQKTEEARRKMKAEMDEQIKAIEKASEEERVRLQQELSCVKQEVVDVMKKSSEQIAKLQKLHEEELASKEQELTKKLQTQETEFQEQMRIALEKSQSEYLKITQEKDQQESLALEELELQKKAILTESENKLRDLKQEAETYRTRILELESSLEKSLQENKNQSEDLTSHLEAEKNKHNKEITIMVEKHKTELESLQHQQDNIWTEKLQVLKQQHQTEMEELREKYEQEKETLVKDRETLFQAHIEEMNEKTLEKLDVKQTELESLSSELSEVLKTRDKLEEELSVLKDQADRVKQELEAKLDEQKNHHQQQVDNIIKEQEISIQRTEKALKDEINQLGLLLKEKDRHLKEHQARVESLEADIKRSEGELQQASTKLELFQSLQNTTHEQAKVHEEQLAQLQQQLLDLETERILLTKQVAEVEAQKKDVCAELDAHKIQVQDLLQKLEKQNREMEEKVKSLTQLYESQLKDNNTEQEQRKQLLMEKENVILQMREAQSKEIEILKQKLSAKEDSIRVLQEEYEAKFKNQEKKMEKIKQKAKEMQEILKKKLLDQEAKLKKELENTALELSQKEKQFNAKILEMAQANSAGINDAVSRLETNQKEQIESLTEAHRRELDDFIAVWERKLSQQAEELQEKHDIQLQEKEQEVAELKQKMLLFGCEKEEMNKEMAWLKEEGARQDTALKELQGQLKQNAALMDSLTQNEAKLKAELEKLEVDLNGSLKENIFLQEQVAELKVLAEKDRLKVLEFTEKLKTTDEEFQSLKSSHDSSKKSLEDKSLEFKKLSEELAVQLDIYSKKTEALLQAKTSELIDISSSKISAILSRISHCQQHTAKVKEALLSKTCQVSELEAQLRQLTEEQNILNSSFQHAAHQLEEKESQIQSMKADIEGLVTEKEALQKEGGNQQQAASEKESCITQLKKELSENINAVTMMKEELKEKKAEISSLSKQLADLNAQLQNSISLAEKEAAISSLSKRHDEAQQELLDQVRDLSLKVETLSKEKTSALEQADHLSIKFSEWKKKAQSRFTQYQNTSKELQMQLELKTKETSEKEEQLTLLKEDLDQQKKRLEYLKSEMEDKKSEMEKRDFNLETELKTQTGRIVELEEHVAQKTIEIESLNEVLKNYHQQKDSEQKEMIQKLQHIQELGEEKDNRVKEAEEKVLRLEEQASSMKSELESVKKELDHVNSIVKGKEEELKALEDRLELEGAAKLAELKKKAEQKIAAIKKQLLSQMEEKEQQYRKDKESHLSELTTKLQERDREIHILEEKLKSAESSPQSETSVVPRLSENVAVCTEQEEADSQGCVHNACEEKLGVLQRNLIEKEMLVQRLEQEKEEIISSHSEIQCKYQELLIKIEQAEAKQHEDRVMINQLQEELEGKNKKHSLVSSQHLEAEGDKNNAGAKQNLENVVDNVQKTLQGEDLTCQILEQKMKELDSCLLKEREGHRIEIEELTSKLESLQALQQMNGKSKPTEVLEEGAEGKSTSHVVQPSSLSNMEADHNDLEFKLAGAEQEKRKLSQEVVKLQKDIRMLRKEHQQELDIIKKEYEKEMEEKIKQEQEDLELKHNSTLKQLMREFHTQLAQKEQELEMTIKETIDKAQEVEAELLESHQEETNQLYKKIAEKEDDLKRTAKRYEEILDVPYFLSLS; encoded by the exons TCAAGTGACACGCAGTCTTTTGCACAGAAGCTCCAACTCCGGGTGCCATCTGTGGAGTCTTTGTTTCGGAGTCCAGTAAAGGAATCTCTAGTCCGATCTTCCTCTAAAGAATCTTTGGTACGCACGTCTTCTAGAGAATCCCTGAATCGGTTCGACCTGGACTCGTCTGCTGCCTTCTTTGATCCACCCTCTGATATGGAGAGTGAGACTGAAGACTCACTTGGGAATTTAGACAGTCTCAGCAAAGAGCAGTTGATCCAGTGGTTGCGGAGGACGGAACGAAGGTTGAATGGCTACAAAGGGAAATGTTGTGAG ctTGTTACAGCTTATCAGACTCTTCatagagagaagaaaaagctACAA GGTATATTAAGTCAGAGTCAGGATAAAGCACTTCGGAGGATTGGAGAGTTAAGAGAG GAGCTTCAAATGGACCAACAAGCAAAAAAACATCTTCAGGAGGAGTTTGATGCATCTTTAGAGGAAAAAGATCAGTATATCAGTGTTCTCCAGactcag GTTTCTTTGCTGAAGCAACGGTTACGAAATGGCCCAGTGAATGCTGATCTACCAAAACCACTGCCTCAAATGGAACCAGAGGCTGAAGGCGTCACTAAAGAGAACACAGACAGTGATGTAGAGCCAGTAG TGGGAGATGGAGCTTCTGCTAAAGCAGTGGAAGCACTTCAGCAGAGAGTTAAGCGTCAGGAGAACCTGCTGCAGCGCTGCAAGGAGACCATTCGGTCACATAAGGAACAGTGTGCGCAGTTAACTAGTGAGAAAGAAGCCCTGCAGGAGCAACTGGATGAAAGACTTCAAGAACTAGAAAAGATGAAG gaGCTTCATATGGCTGAGAAGACTAAACTTATCACTCAGTtgcgtgatgcaaagaacttaatTGAACAGCTTGAACAAGATAAG GGAATGGTAATAGCAGAGACAAAACGTCAGATGCATGAAACCctggaaatgaaagaagaagaaattgcCCAACTTCGCAGTCGCATCAAACAGATGACTACCCAGGGAGAGGAGTTAcgggaacagaaagaaaagtctgaaagagcTG CTTTTGAGGAACTTGAGAAAGCCCTGAGTACAGCCCAAAAAACAGAAGAAGCACggagaaaaatgaaagcagaaatggatgagCAAATAAAAgccattgaaaaagcaagtgaggAGGAACGTGTCAGACTTCAACAGGAATTAAGTTGCGTGAAGCAGGAGGTTGTTGATGTCATGAAA AAATCCTCAGAACAAATTGCTAAATTACAGAAGCTTCATGAAGAGGAGTTGGCTAGCAAAGAGCAGGAACTGACGAAGAAGCTTCAGACCCAAGAAACAGAATTTCAGGAGCAAATGAGAATAGCTCTT GAAAAAAGTCAGTCAGAGTATTTGAAGATCACTCAAGAAAAAGATCAGCAAGAATCGTTGGCCTTGGAAGAGTTAGAGTTGCAGAAGAAAGCAATCCTCACAGAGAGTGAAAATAAACTTCGGGACCTTAAACAAGAAGCAGAGACATACAGAACT AGAATTCTCGAATTAGAAAGTTCTTTGGAAAAAAGcttgcaagaaaataaaaatcaatcagaAGATTTAACTAGTCATTTGGAAGCTGAAAAAAATAAGCACAATAAAGAAATTACTATCATGGTTGAAAAACACAAGACAGAATTGGAAAGTCTGCAGCATCAGCAAGATAACATTTGGACTGAAAAGCTCCAAGTCTTAAAGCAGCAGCAtcagactgaaatggaagaacTTAGAGAAAAGTACgagcaagagaaagaaacattGGTGAAAGACAGAGAGACACTCTTTCAGGCCCACatagaagaaatgaatgaaaagactTTAGAAAAGCTTGATGTGAAGCAAACAGAATTGGAATCATTATCGTCTGAACTGTCGGAAGTATTAAAAACGCGTGACAAGCTAGAAGAAGAACTTTCTGTACTAAAGGATCAAGCTGATCGAGTGAAGCAGGAATTAGAGGCCAAGCTGGATGAACAGAAAAATCATCACCAACAACAGGTTGACAATATCATTAAAGAACAAGAGATTTCTATCCAGAGAACTGAAAAGGCCTTAAAAGATGAAATTAACCAACTTGGGCTTCTTCTGAAGGAAAAGGACAGGCATTTAAAAGAACATCAGGCCCGTGTGGAAAGTTTAGAGGCAGACATCAAAAGGTCTGAAGGGGAACTCCAGCAGGCATCGACTAAGCTGGAGCTTTTCCAGTCACTGCAGAACACAACACATgagcaggctaaagtccatgaggaGCAGCTGGCCCAGTTGCAGCAGCAGTTGTTGGATTTGGAAACAGAAAGAATTCTTCTTACTAAACAGgtagctgaagttgaagctcaaaAGAAGGATGTTTGTGCTGAGTTAGACGCTCACAAAATCCAGGTGCAGGATCTACTGCAGAAGCTTGAAAAACAGAATcgtgaaatggaagaaaaagtgaaatctTTAACCCAGCTCTATGAATCCCAACTTAAAGATAACAACACAGAGCAGGAACAGAGAAAGCAACTcttaatggaaaaggaaaatgttattttacaaatgagagaagcccagagcaaagaaatagaaatactcAAACAGAAATTATCAGCCAAGGAGGACAGTATTCGTGTTTTGCAAGAGGAATATGAagccaaatttaaaaatcaagagaaaaagatggaaaaaattaagcagaaagcaaaggagatgcaagaaatattaaagaagaaattgTTGGATCAGGAAGCCAAACTTAAAAAAGAGCTTGAAAATACTGCTCTGGAgctcagtcagaaagaaaaacagttcaaTGCCAAAATTTTGGAAATGGCACAGGCTAACTCAGCTGGAATCAATGATGCAGTATCAAGACTGGAGACAAACCAAAAGGAGCAAATAGAAAGTCTCACTGAGGCACACAGGCGAGAGCTCGATGATTTCATAGCAGTCTGGGAGCGGAAACTTAGTCAGCAAGCTGAAGAACTTCAGGAAAAACATGATATCCAGTTACAGGAGAAAGAACAAGAGGTAGCAGAACTGAAGCAAAAGATGCTCCTGTTTGGGTGTGAAAAGGAAGAGATGAACAAGGAAATGGCATGGCTGAAGGAAGAGGGTGCTAGGCAGGATACCGCGTTAAAGGAATTACAGGGACAGTTGAAGCAGAATGCTGCTCTCATGGATTCTCTCACACAGAATGAGGCTAAACTAAAAGCTGAACTTGAAAAGCTGGAGGTTGACTTGAATGGCTCtctgaaggaaaacatttttcttcaagAGCAAGTAGCTGAACTGAAGGTGCTGGCAGAAAAAGACAGGCTCAAGGTTTTGGAGTTTACTGAGAAGCTGAAAACCACAGATGAAGAATTCCAGAGTCTGAAATCTTCACACGACAGCAGTAAGAAAAGCCTAGAGGACAAAAGCCTGGAATTCAAAAAACTGTCCGAGGAGCTAGCAGTTCAGCTAGACATTTACTCTAAGAAAACCGAAGCCTTACTACAGGCTAAAACAAGTGAGCTCATCGACATCAGCAGTAGTAAAATCAGTGCCATTCTCTCTAGAATCTCCCATTGTCAACAGCACACAGCTAAAGTGAAGGAGGCACTACTAAGCAAAACTTGCCAGGTTTCTGAATTAGAAGCACAACTTAGACAGCTAACAGAAGAGCAGAATATACTAAATAGTTCTTTTCAACATGCTGCACATCagttggaagaaaaagaaagtcagatTCAGAGCATGAAGGCTGATATCGAAGGTCTTGTTACAGAAAAGGAAGCCTtacagaaggaaggaggaaatcaGCAACAGGCAGCTTCAGAAAAGGAATCTTGTATCACACAGTTGAAGAAAGAGTTGTCAGAAAACATCAATGCTGTCACCATGATGAAAGaagagcttaaagaaaaaaaagctgagaTCAGCAGTCTTAGTAAACAGCTAGCTGATTTGAATGCTCAGCTTCAGAATAGCATCAGCCTAGCTGAAAAAGAAGCAGCCATCTCATCACTAAGTAAGCGACATGATGAAGCACAGCAGGAATTGCTGGATCAAGTGCGAGATTTATCTTTGAAAGTTGAAACTCTGAGTAAAGAGAAAACGTCTGCTCTGGAACAGGCAGATCACTTGTCCATTAAATTCTCAGAGTGGAAGAAGAAAGCACAATCAAGATTTACACAGTACCAAAATACTAGTAAAGAATTGCAGATGCAGCTTgagttaaaaacaaaggaaaccagtGAAAAGGAAGAGCAGTTAACTTTATTGAAGGAGGACCTTGATCAGCAAAAGAAAAGATTGGAATATTTAAAGAGTGAGATGGAAGATAAGAAGAGTGAGATGGAGAAAAGGGATTTTAATTTAGAGACTGAGttaaaaactcaaacagggaGAATTGTGGAATTAGAGGAGCATGTTGCTCAGAAAACAATTGAAATTGAGTCCTTAAATGAAGTTCTTAAAAATTACCATCAACAAAAGGATAGTGAACAGAAAGAAATGATTCAGAAACTCCAACACATCCAAGAGTTAGGAGAAGAGAAGGACAACAGGGTTAAAGAGGCTGAAGAAAAAGTCTTAAGACTTGAAGAGCAAGCATCTTCCATGAAATCTGAACTTGAATCTGTGAAGAAAGAATTGGACCATGTGAATTCAattgtgaaaggcaaagaagaagagTTAAAAGCATTGGAAGATAGACTTGAATTAGAAGGTGCTGCGAAATTAGCAGAATTGAAGAAAAAAGCTGAACAAAAGATTGCTGCCATCAAGAAGCAGTTGTTATCACaaatggaagagaaagaacagcaatacagaaaagacaaagaaagccaTCTGAGTGAGCTAACTACAAAACTgcaggaaagagacagagaaattcacatcttggaagaaaaactgaagtCCGCGGAAAGTTCACCACAATCTGAAACGTCAGTTGTACCCAGATTGTCAGAAAATGTGGCAGTGTGTACTGAGCAAGAAGAAGCAGATTCCCAAGGCTGTGTGCATAATGCATGTGAAGAAAAACTCGGTGTCTTACAAAGAAATTTAATTGAAAAGGAAATGCTAGTGCAGAGGCTGGagcaggaaaaagaagaaataatttcctCTCATTCTGAAATACAGTGCAAATACCAGGAGCTCTTAATAAAGATAGAACAGGCCGAAGCAAAACAACATGAGGATCGAGTGATGATAAATCAGCTTCAAGAAGAACttgaaggaaaaaacaagaaacacTCCTTGGTTTCTTCCCAGCATTTGGAAGCAGAAGGAGACAAAAATAACGCAGGGGCAAAGCAGAACTTGGAAAATGTGGTTGACAATGTCCAGAAAACGCTCCAGGGGGAGGACTTGACCTGTCAGATCTTGGAGCAAAAAATGAAAGAGCTGGATTCCTGCTTattgaaagagagggaaggacacAGAATTGAAATCGAAGAGCTGACCTCAAAACTTGAAAGTTTACAGGCTctacaacagatgaatggaaaaagtaaACCCACAGAAGTTTTGGAAGAAGGTGCTGAAGGAAAGTCCACATCACACGTGGTTCAGCCCAGCTCGCTTAGTAACATGGAGGCGGATCACAATGACCTGGAGTTTAAATTAGCAGGGGCGGAGCAGGAGAAGCGGAAGCTGAGCCAGGAGGTGGTTAAACTACAGAAAGATATTCGAATGCTGCGGAAGGAGCATCAGCAAGAACTGGATATAataaagaaagagtatgaaaaagaaatggaagagaaaatcaa ACAGGAGCAGGAAGATCTTGAGTTGAAGCACAATTCCACATTAAAACAGCTGATGAGAGAGTTTCATACACAGCTGGCACAAAAGGAACAGGAACTGGAAATGACCATAAAGGAGACCATCG ATAAAGCCCAGGAAGTGGAGGCTGAACTTTTAGAAAGCCATCAAGAAGAGACAAATCAGTTATataaaaaaattgcagagaaagaagATGATCTAAAGAGAACGGCGAAAAGATATGAAGAAATCCTTGATGTaccttattttctctctctctcttga